Within Candidatus Woesearchaeota archaeon, the genomic segment GGGAAGAGCTGAAGGATGCAGTTCTTGATGTCTTTTCTAGTTCTAAAAAAAATGTTTGTTTTATGATATGCAAAGCATATATTCCAGAAAATTTTTTAGAGGATGTTGTTGAAGTCGTTGGTAATAGTGTTGCAAAGAAATGGTTGCCAGACCCTCATGGTAATATTGTTATAAGGGTAGAAGATAATTTGATTAAAGCTATGCATGTTGATCAGAGTGGAAATGCAATTGATGAATTTAATGGTAAGACTGCTAAAGAAGTTTACAGAAAAATTTCTTCAAATATTGCTGTGAGTATGATTTATCATGCAATGGATATTGGTGCGGAATTACAAAAAGCTGAATTTGCTTTAAAGGAAGGAAAAAAATATGTCCAAGATAAACCTATTAAATGAGATAAGAACTAAGTCTTCTATTATGTTGATAGTTCGTACTAATTCAAATAAGACTCAAATTAATTCTTTTGATACTGCAAGGCAGGCTTATGTTTTAGATGTTGCTGCGCCTCCTCAGGATAATAAGGCAAATATTGAAATCGTGAAATTTTTTAAAAGAGAATTAGGGAAAGATATTAGGATATTAAGTGGTGCTACCGCGAAGAAAAAATTAATAAGATTAATTTAATAATTCACGGTCATAGTTTTCCAATTCGTCTTCTTTTACTTCTAGTGCTATTCCCGCTTCTTTAAAGAATTGTCTTGTTATTTGCGCTCCATGATATCTTTTTCTACATATGACTTTTTTGATTCCTGAAGCAATTATAAGTTTTGCGCAGTGCATGCAAGGTTCCATATTAACATAAAGTGTTGCGTCTTCAAGCGCAACTCCTGCTCTTGCGGCAAATGCTATTGCGTTTTGTTCGGCGTGTATTGTTCTAACGCAATGTTCTCTTTCTATGCCATCAGGGTACTTTGTGTAAACTGTTAAATGACCTATTTCTTCACAGTGCTTAAGTCCTGGCGCAGAGCCTGCATAACCAGTAGATATTATTCTTTTGTTTTTTACAATGATGCATCCTGCAAGTCCTTTGCATGTGCCTCTTACTCTTACAGCATCCATTATTCCAAAAAAATAATCATCCCAATCAGGTCTTTTTTTATATTCAGTACTTCCTTTTTTATTTTTAGATCCTTGTTTTTTAGATTTCATGTAAAACCTCCTTAACTTTTTTGAATAAATCTTCTTTTGTAGAATCATTTCTGAATTTATAATCTGCTTGGTCCATGCAAGTTTTTATATTTTGTTTATTTGGGTCATTTGATTGCATTTCCAATTTTTCTTTTTCAACAAAATCCTTAAAGGTAACATTGTCTGTTTTTTCTCCCCTTAGCAATATTCTTCTATATCTTTCATTTTTATTTGCATCAACTGCAAACAATACGAATTTTCCTTTTTTTCTTAAAGCATCTATTTCTCCCGGAGTTCTTATGCTTTCAATTATGCACTTAGATCCTTCCTTTTTTGCTTTTTCAAATAAATATTCTACAAAGTAACTTGGTCCGTGTTTACTTCTCATATCATTAGAAACTTCAATTAATGTATCTCTATTAAGTTCTAGGCCTCTTTTAGCTATTTCCTCTCCTATTGCATCTCGAACAGAATAATGTTTAAACCCTTTAGTTTTTAAGTATTCGACAATAGTGCCTTTTCCAGCGCCATTAGTTCCAGTAATTCCTATAATTACCCCCATAGACCTTGTAATTTGTTAAATAATATATAAATATTACTTGATTTTTGCCGAAAATATTTCGAATTACTTGAATATGGAGTTCATAGAGCAAAAATAATTATATATGGTTCAGATAAATTCATAATAGTTTCGGGGGGATATATTGTGATTATTACTTTTGAAGGCATAGATTTTTGTGGTAAATCAACAGCAGTAAAGCTTTTTATGGATTATTTATCTAAAAATAACATTTCTCATGATTTATATAGAGAGCCGGGAGGCCATCCTATCTCTGAAAATATAAGAAATATTCTTTTAAATAAGAAAAGCTCAGGAATGGTTCCTGAAGCCGAACTTCATCTTTTTTTGGCACAAAGAGTTCAAAATATAAAAAGTTTAATTCCAGAGCTCTCTAAAAAGTATGACTTG encodes:
- a CDS encoding cytidine/deoxycytidylate deaminase family protein, with protein sequence MKSKKQGSKNKKGSTEYKKRPDWDDYFFGIMDAVRVRGTCKGLAGCIIVKNKRIISTGYAGSAPGLKHCEEIGHLTVYTKYPDGIEREHCVRTIHAEQNAIAFAARAGVALEDATLYVNMEPCMHCAKLIIASGIKKVICRKRYHGAQITRQFFKEAGIALEVKEDELENYDRELLN
- a CDS encoding DUF167 domain-containing protein; the encoded protein is MSKINLLNEIRTKSSIMLIVRTNSNKTQINSFDTARQAYVLDVAAPPQDNKANIEIVKFFKRELGKDIRILSGATAKKKLIRLI
- a CDS encoding AAA family ATPase, translated to MGVIIGITGTNGAGKGTIVEYLKTKGFKHYSVRDAIGEEIAKRGLELNRDTLIEVSNDMRSKHGPSYFVEYLFEKAKKEGSKCIIESIRTPGEIDALRKKGKFVLFAVDANKNERYRRILLRGEKTDNVTFKDFVEKEKLEMQSNDPNKQNIKTCMDQADYKFRNDSTKEDLFKKVKEVLHEI